AAAATCTTTAAAAACTTCTTTACTTAATCTTCCGTAGAAATTAATTCTAGACGATTTATTTTTTGTATCCGTAATTTGGTCTTGTACTACAATATCCCCACTATTTTGAAGTTCGTTTAGTGAATAACTCGAGCTTTCCCCATCTTCTTTTTCAAAAGTGGTTTGAACTCTCATAAAGAAATAATCTCTGCGCCCACCAAGACGTTTTGCTACTCCAAACTCGTTTTCAAACTCATAATTTGAATTTGATGAAAAATTTTCTGAAAAATATTGACTTACTAAATCACCGTTTGGATATTCAGATACGCGATCCACGGTTGAAAACGCATCGTTATGTCTAACATCAAAATCTATTTCACTTGATATGCGCGCTTGATTCTTTGACTTTTTATTTTTGGGATCGGTAAGGAATTTAAACTCAGCACCCGCATCGTGTCGTTCTGAATTATTATGACTTCGGCTATTAGAGTTTGTGATATAATTAGTATCTGGCAGAAATATTTCTGCGTAGCTTTTTTGTCCTCTTTCGGTATCTTGGCTGCTGTATCTATAATCGCCTTCAATGCGGGTTTCGTCCCACTTGCCTTTGGTAAAATTAGCGCCAACAAAATCAGATTCTCTTAACCCATTACTCGATGTGGCATCGGGCAGCGCATTAAATCCTCGTCCCATGTTGATATTATTGCCCCCCATAATCACACCAAGTTGCTTACCTTCTATCAGCTGAAACAAATTGGCATTGGCCTGATACCGTTCATCTGTACCATACCCCACGTTTACATCTCCGAAATAGGCTTTATTTTTGCCTTTTTTAATCTTAAGGTTAATTTCTTTGGTTCCAGAATCCGATTCTTCCCCTGTAAATTTTTGGTTTTCGGTTTTATAATCGGTTACCTGTACTTTGCTAATGGCCTTACTCGGTATATTTTTAAGAGCCACCTCACCCGATTGGTCACCAAAAAATTCCATACCATCAACATTTATGGCTTCTACCTCAACGCCATTTACCGTTATAGCCCCTTCGGCATCTATTTCTATACCAGGAATTTTCCTTAGTAAATCTTCAACCATATCGTTGGGCATGGTTTTAAAACTGCCTGCATTATATTCAACAGTGTCTTTTTTTATAACAACCGGAGGCGCCTTGCCAATCACCGAAACTTCATTTAGTGACTCCATTTGATCTTCTAGATATATGGTGCCTAGGTTTAATTCTTTTCCGCTGGGAACGTTTATGTCTTTTTTATAGGGTTTATAACCTAAATAGACGATGTTGAAAACCCCTTTTTTATCGTCTTTGGCATTTACCTGTAATGAAAACTCACCGTTTTTATTGGTTATACCGTACGCCATGGGCACACTATCTGAAACACTTTGCAAGTAAACGGTGGCACCTTCTAAAACCAAGGAATCTTGGTCTTTTACTGTGCCTTCCAATGAAAATTTTTGAGCAAATAACGAGGAACTGAAACAAATAAAAAGAAAAAGCAGTGTTAATTTTAAAGGTCTCAAAATGCGGTGTTGGTTAAGTTGACAAACATGTTAGCTGCTTTGTTAGACTTAACCAATCTATAAGGGTTTAACTCTTATTTGTTAATAATAGTTAAAATTTAATTTGAAGCGTAGCATACCCGTTTCGAGGAGCCGAAGGAATGATACCTGGCCCGGGATAGCCTGTGGCTCTTCGGGTAAAATACGCATTATCCAACAGATTGTTGATGCCCGTTTCTAATTTGAAGTTTTTATAGCTATAGGATAGCGACACATCCAAAATGTCGTATGCTGGAATTTCGCCAACTACACCACTCAAACTAGCTTGGGTAGAGTTTGTGGCATCAGTAAATTGTTTTCCCAAATAGGTATATTGAATGCTTCCCAATAGGTTTTTATAGCCTCCTCTAAAACCGGTTTTCAAATTTAAATCGGGCACAAATTCCACCCTATTTCCTGCTATGCCCTCTTTAGAAGCTGTGTACTCGGAATTGATGATGGAAGTATTTATAAAATAATTTAACTGAACATGATTATTCAACCGGAATATTTTTTTCAAATTGAAATCAAAGAGCGATTCTACACCATACATAACCGCATCGCCCACATTGCCCCGCTCACTTTTAATGCTATTATCGCTTTGCACTTTCTGTACAAAACCAATGCGTTCGTTATAAAACAGACCGAAAACGCCCAAATCATACGACACTAGTTTTTTATAATTACCACGCATGCCTAAATCGGCTGTAAAACCTTTTTCATCTGTAATATTAGGGTTAATCAAAAATGCCGGATTATTTATGCTGATATCTGAAAAGGTTACCGACCGATAATTTTGTGAAATGTTTCCGTAGAACTCCACATTTGTATTGGGTTTGTAGCTCAGCCCAACGCCCAAAAGCACAAAAGCCCTATCGAATTCTCGATTATCTTCAATCGTTTCATTTTTAATAACATTCCCCGCCGCATCGGTATTGATTTCTTTGTAAAAGCCGTCGCTTTGCGTTTTTATATACTCAAAACGGAAACCAGGCGTTACTGAAAATTTATCGGTGACGTAAAAGATATTTTCACCAAAAA
This genomic stretch from Flavobacteriaceae bacterium GSB9 harbors:
- a CDS encoding outer membrane beta-barrel protein; its protein translation is MEGTVKDQDSLVLEGATVYLQSVSDSVPMAYGITNKNGEFSLQVNAKDDKKGVFNIVYLGYKPYKKDINVPSGKELNLGTIYLEDQMESLNEVSVIGKAPPVVIKKDTVEYNAGSFKTMPNDMVEDLLRKIPGIEIDAEGAITVNGVEVEAINVDGMEFFGDQSGEVALKNIPSKAISKVQVTDYKTENQKFTGEESDSGTKEINLKIKKGKNKAYFGDVNVGYGTDERYQANANLFQLIEGKQLGVIMGGNNINMGRGFNALPDATSSNGLRESDFVGANFTKGKWDETRIEGDYRYSSQDTERGQKSYAEIFLPDTNYITNSNSRSHNNSERHDAGAEFKFLTDPKNKKSKNQARISSEIDFDVRHNDAFSTVDRVSEYPNGDLVSQYFSENFSSNSNYEFENEFGVAKRLGGRRDYFFMRVQTTFEKEDGESSSYSLNELQNSGDIVVQDQITDTKNKSSRINFYGRLSKEVFKDFRVMPSYSASVNTNNNEKSIFDYNEDTEAYDNFNTSISTDSRYITTTVRPSLRLRYEHNDIRFEFESAYTNTFRKYVDEIIEDRNFKNDFKYLTYSGRIRYRDEKGYKNISLNYRQNVDLPSISQLQPVPNVSNITHIITGNPNLEPGVSHNFRFRYQNNLAANKLSLNGSARATVVNDKIINSTITDENLIRYTTYENIDGDYRLSGNLGVNKSFLNQKTNYNLGVRFSGSFDNIRSIQNGIEFTAQTNTLRPSVSLSYSYDKKIEINTSYSYSATNTSYDTNAFNNNDYFVQNLRFESTLFFLKNAFFNNKVSYRYNSRVGDDFDGDAVFWNAGLGVQLFKQKGTLTLVGYDMLGMNNGFSRSVTETSIRDVENQILEQYFMLTFVYKFGKFAGQNVNNRRGNYRRRGRGGSR